One window of Gilliamella sp. B3022 genomic DNA carries:
- the serC gene encoding 3-phosphoserine/phosphohydroxythreonine transaminase codes for MSKSYNFSAGPAKLPADVLKQVQNELLNWHNTDASVMELSHRGKDFDACAIEATEDLREILNVPQNYKILFCQGGARAQFAAVPLNILGDKTIADYINSGYWSQCAAKEASKYCRIKEQNVVVKEQGITSVKPMSEWKLSDDSAYVHYCPNETIDGIEIFEEPNFSKKTVVADFSSCILSQPIDVSKYGIIYAGAQKNIGPSGITIVIVREDLIGYAQKILPSVLDYKILQDHDSMFNTPPTFAWYMSGLVFKWIKNLGGLNAMQKLNQAKAQLLYQFIDQSDFYRNTIAPANRSIMNVTFLSPNEELDKKFVSEATQVNIIGIKGHRIAGGMRASIYNAMDIEGVNYLIDFMKQFEKQHG; via the coding sequence CCGATGCTTCTGTGATGGAATTAAGCCATAGAGGCAAAGATTTTGATGCGTGTGCTATTGAAGCGACTGAAGATCTGCGTGAAATATTAAATGTACCCCAAAATTACAAAATTTTGTTTTGCCAAGGAGGTGCTCGAGCACAATTTGCGGCAGTACCATTAAATATTTTAGGTGATAAAACCATCGCTGATTATATAAATAGCGGATATTGGAGCCAATGTGCCGCCAAAGAAGCCAGTAAGTATTGTCGAATAAAAGAACAAAATGTGGTTGTAAAAGAACAAGGTATAACCTCTGTTAAACCTATGTCTGAATGGAAGTTAAGCGATGATTCTGCTTATGTACACTACTGTCCAAATGAAACTATCGATGGTATTGAAATTTTTGAAGAGCCAAATTTTAGCAAAAAAACAGTTGTGGCTGACTTTTCATCTTGCATATTATCGCAACCAATTGATGTCAGTAAATATGGCATTATTTACGCGGGTGCGCAAAAAAATATTGGACCATCAGGTATTACAATTGTTATTGTTCGTGAGGATCTTATTGGTTATGCGCAAAAAATCTTACCATCGGTGTTAGACTACAAAATTTTGCAAGATCATGATTCGATGTTTAATACACCTCCAACGTTTGCTTGGTATATGTCAGGATTAGTCTTTAAATGGATTAAAAATCTTGGTGGATTGAACGCAATGCAAAAGCTCAATCAAGCTAAAGCGCAATTGCTTTATCAATTTATCGATCAATCTGATTTTTATCGTAATACAATTGCACCAGCTAATCGATCAATAATGAATGTCACCTTCTTATCACCAAATGAAGAACTCGATAAAAAATTTGTAAGCGAAGCAACACAGGTGAACATTATTGGCATTAAAGGACACCGAATTGCTGGTGGGATGCGAGCATCGATCTATAATGCAATGGATATTGAGGGTGTGAATTACTTAATTGATTTTATGAAGCAATTTGAAAAACAACATGGCTAA
- a CDS encoding ParA family protein, with amino-acid sequence MKKNATVITIADTKGGSTKSTTAVNIAAFIAHSGLKTLLLDFDLEQPTACSYFPLQKEAPFGVYEFLIMHETDLDKLISATTTKNLDVMSSNSVRQEIVSHLNASADGIIRLKSCLKLLKSEYDVIVIDTVGTIDPTVNMAVLASDVVLSPLDPSMPGVREYLRGTISNLFRSLIPFTDYGIVLPPVYTFFNRVEENNDCRRIKELFNQQIKSLSQLPFQITVLDKDIKKKNSYKVAASLGIAAFQHYTEPTNKVEHPYKITKAQAQSIKEDIYYLCQHLLPKYKLKFDEFMKIEITH; translated from the coding sequence ATGAAAAAAAATGCAACAGTTATCACTATAGCCGATACGAAAGGCGGTTCTACCAAATCTACTACAGCGGTTAATATTGCGGCTTTTATAGCTCATTCAGGTTTAAAAACATTATTATTAGATTTTGACTTAGAGCAGCCAACAGCTTGTTCATATTTTCCATTGCAAAAAGAAGCGCCATTTGGCGTTTATGAATTTCTTATAATGCATGAAACAGATTTAGATAAACTAATATCTGCGACGACAACAAAAAATTTAGATGTTATGTCATCAAACAGCGTTAGACAAGAAATCGTTTCACATTTAAACGCTTCGGCCGACGGTATTATACGTCTAAAATCATGCTTAAAACTTCTCAAAAGTGAGTATGATGTTATAGTCATTGATACTGTAGGAACAATTGATCCAACTGTTAACATGGCAGTACTTGCTTCTGATGTGGTTTTATCTCCGCTAGATCCTTCCATGCCAGGCGTTCGAGAATACCTACGTGGTACTATTTCTAATTTGTTTAGAAGTTTGATTCCTTTCACTGATTACGGCATTGTATTACCGCCCGTCTATACTTTTTTTAACCGAGTAGAAGAAAATAACGATTGCCGTCGTATAAAAGAACTCTTTAACCAACAAATCAAATCTCTGTCACAGCTACCTTTTCAAATTACTGTTTTAGATAAAGATATTAAAAAGAAAAATAGTTACAAAGTTGCTGCATCTCTTGGTATAGCAGCGTTTCAGCATTATACCGAACCAACAAATAAAGTAGAACACCCTTATAAAATAACAAAAGCACAGGCTCAAAGTATCAAAGAAGATATTTATTATTTGTGTCAACACCTATTGCCGAAGTACAAGTTAAAGTTTGACGAATTTATGAAAATTGAAATTACTCATTAA
- a CDS encoding DUF4156 domain-containing protein, which translates to MSLKKLLLISTTISTAFFLNACSGSNYQPTAGGSQVQFIDTKPSANCQFLGKAEGHRSTFFSGLKTHSELIRDAASELRNNAAAMGGNIIYNAQDASQQYISDIAPMDAVMVGDVYSCK; encoded by the coding sequence ATGTCATTAAAAAAATTATTACTTATTAGTACAACCATTTCAACAGCATTTTTTTTAAATGCTTGTAGTGGTTCTAACTATCAACCTACGGCTGGAGGTAGTCAAGTTCAGTTTATTGATACTAAACCTTCTGCAAACTGTCAATTTTTAGGTAAAGCAGAGGGGCATCGTAGTACTTTCTTTTCTGGTTTAAAAACCCACAGTGAGCTTATTCGTGATGCCGCATCTGAACTCAGAAATAATGCAGCGGCAATGGGCGGTAATATAATTTATAATGCGCAAGATGCCTCACAACAATATATTTCTGATATTGCGCCAATGGATGCTGTCATGGTCGGTGATGTTTATAGCTGCAAATAA